A segment of the Chlorogloeopsis sp. ULAP01 genome:
TGTCCAAAGCTCTGCAAGCTCTCTCGGAAGAAGACCCGACTTTCCGTGTCAGCGTCAATCCGGAGACAAATCAAACCGTAATTGCAGGAATGGGAGAGCTACACCTAGAAATTCTTGTAGATCGCATGTTACGAGAATTTAAGGTGGAAGCGAACGTTGGTGCGCCGCAAGTAGCTTATCGCGAAACCGTTCGCAAGAACGTTAACAAAATAGAAGGTAAATTTATTCGCCAAAGCGGTGGTAAAGGTCAATACGGTCATGTTGTGATTGACTTGGAGCCAGGAGAACCGGGAAGCGGCTTTGAATTCGTCTCTAAAATTGTTGGCGGTGCGGTACCTAAAGAGTACATCCCGCCCGTAGAGCAGGGAATGAAAGAAACCTGTGAATCCGGTATTTTAGCTGGATATCCGTTGATTGATATCAAAGCCACGCTGGTTGATGGCTCTTACCATGATGTAGACTCTTCGGAAATGGCTTTCAAGATTGCTGGCTCGATGGCAATTAAAGAAGCAGCAATGAAAGCAAGTCCCGTTCTGTTAGAGCCTATGATGAAAGTTGAGGTTGAAGTTCCCGAAAACTTCCTTGGGGATGTAATGGGTGATCTCAATTCCCGTCGTGGGCAAATTGAGGGGATGGGTTCCGAGCAGGGCATTGCCAAAGTGACTGCTAAAGTCCCATTGGCAGAAATGTTTGGCTACGCCACTGACATTCGGTCGAAGACCCAAGGTCGTGGTATCTTCTCAATGGAGTTTAGCCACTATGAAGAAGTGCCTCGCAACGTGGCTGAGGCAATCATAGCTAAAAGCAAAGGGAACGCATAACTAGTAAAGGAAACGATCATTCATGGCACGCGCAAAGTTTGAAAGGAAAAAACCCCACGTTAATATCGGTACTATTGGCCACGTTGACCATGGTAAAACCACACTCACAGCAGCCATTACTATGACCTTGGCGGCTTTGGGTCAGGCTCAAGCTAGAAAGTACGACGAAATCGATGCCGCTCCAGAAGAAAAGGCACGGGGTATTACAATCAACACAGCTCACGTTGAGTATGAAACCGAAAAACGGCACTATGCTCACGTAGACTGTCCTGGACACGCTGACTATGTTAAGAACATGATCACCGGCGCAGCCCAAATGGATGGTGCTATCCTCGTGGTATCTGCAGCTGATGGTCCCATGCCCCAAACCCGCGAACACATCCTGTTGGCACGGCAGGTAGGTGTTCCTAGCCTAGTAGTCTTCTTGAACAAAGAAGATATGGTGGACGACGAAGAATTGCTAGAACTAGTGGAATTGGAAGTCCGGGAATTGCTTTCTAGCTATGATTTCCCTGGTGATGATATTCCGATTACAGCAGGTTCTGCTTTGCAAGCGCTGGAAAAAATGACCAGTAATCCCAAAACTCAACGGGGTGAAGATCAGTGGGTAGATAAGATCTACGCACTGATGGATTCTGTAGACTCTTACATCCCCACTCCAGAGCGCGATGTAGATAAGCCTTTCTTGATGGCTGTAGAAGACGTATTCTCCATCACAGGTCGCGGTACTGTAGCAACAGGACGGATTGAGCGGGGTAAAGTTAAAATCGGCGATAACGTGGAATTGGTGGGCATTAAACCTACTCGTTCTACCACCGTTACTGGAATTGAGATGTTCAAGAAGAGTCTCGATGAAGGTATGGCTGGTGATAACGCTGGTATACTTTTGCGCGGTATCCAGAAGACTGACATCGAACGAGGTATGGTACTCGCCAAGCCTGGTTCTATCACTCCACACACTCAATTTGAAGGTGAGGTTTACGTTTTAACCGAAAAAGAAGGTGGTCGCAAAACACCGTTCTTTGCTGGTTACCGTCCTCAGTTCTATGTGCGGACAACAGATGTGACCGGCACGATTAAGACTTTCACCTCTGATGATGGTACTGAAGCGGAAATGGTAATGCCCGGAGACCGCATTAAGGTGACTGTAGAACTGATCAACCCGATCGCTATTGAGCAAGGAATGCGCTTTGCTATTCGTGAAGGTGGTCGCACCATTGGTGCTGGCGTTGTCTCCAAGATTGTAAAGTAGCATCTCTTGAGCTTAATTAAGAAGGAGCAGAGATGGTATAATACCTCTCTGCTTTTTTAACTTCCCTCTATTAAGAGGGACTAAACACTAGGGATTAGGGATAAAAGTTTTAGCTCGAAAGTATCGCTAACACCAAATCCCCATTTTAAATACCCTTTTAGTCCTAAGCGACTATCATCGCGGCTTTCTGTCAAATTCTGTCTACCTTCAAGAAAGCCACGCTACTATGTGCGTCTATGTTGAGTGTGAAATCAGGCGATTGGCAAGCAGATTTGATTTAATCACTCACTAAATAACTAGTTTGTAAGTTTTTTACCCCTAACCCCTTGTAAACATTAATCAGAACCAGGACAATTAAAAATGGCAACCTTACAGCAGCAGAAAATTAGAATTCGCTTACAGGCTTTTGACCGCCGCTTGCTAGATACATCTTGCGAGAAGATTGTAGATACAGCAAACCGTACTAATGCTACAGCGATCGGCCCAATTCCCTTACCAACAAAGCGCCGCATTTACTGCGTGTTGCGATCGCCCCATGTAGATAAAGATTCGCGGGAACACTTTGAAACCCGTACTCATCGCCGCATTATCGATATTTATCAGCCTTCTTCCAAAACCATTGATGCTTTGATGAAACTGGATTTACCATCTGGTGTAGATATTGAAGTGAAGCTTTAAATGCTCATAGCTGATAGCACTGCTTAGTGTGAATATTTACTTGCCCCGGAAGAGATATCTTTCAGGGCTTTTTATTTAGCTGGAAAAACAAATGATAGAATGTAGACAAAGCGCGGCAAAGACAGAGAATAATACAAAATTATAAATATTATCAAAGGTTAAATTTATACCAAGGTAAAAATGACGTCTTCTTCTAAAATTGCCGTTCGTGAACTACCTCTGTTCCCATTATCAGAAGTAGTTTTATTCCCTACAAGACCATTACCCCTGCATATCTTTGAATTCCGATATCGGATCATGATGAATACAATTTTGGAGAGCGATCGTAGGTTTGGGGTTTTAATGGTCGATCCGGCTAAAGGTACAGTTGCTAATGTTGGCTGCTGTGCAGAAATCATTCATTATCAACGGTTACCAGATGACCGGATGAAAATGTTGACTCTAGGGCAGCAAAGGTTTCGTGTGCTAGAATACGTTCGCGAAAAACCTTACTATGTCGGTTTGGTTGAGTGGATTGAAGATAATCCACCTGCTAAGGATTTGCGTCCTCTAGCGGCTGAGGTAGAACAACTACTGCAAGATGTTGTACGTCTATCTGCCAAGCTAACAGAACAAAATATTGAATTACCAGAAGACTTACCCGATCTACCTTTAGAGCTATCTTATTGGGTAGCAAGTAACCTTTATGGTGTTGCTTCTGAGCAACAAACATTATTAGAAATGCAAGACACAGTTGCTCGTCTGGAACGAGAAGCGGAAATTTTGACTTCTACGCGCAATCATTTAGCAGCTCGTACCGTTCTCAAAGACACTTTTAATCAGAAGTTATAAGTAGTTAGTGGTTAATGGCTAATAGTTAATGGTTAATGGCAATGAAAAATTAGCAATTAACTATTAACTTCTTCTCCAAGAGCACTAATCGGTAAAACATTGTAGCTGCCAAAAATTTTTAATATTTCTGTATAAGCTGTTAGTTGTTGTAGTGCAGATTGCATTTGAGCTTCACGAGCGTCTGCTTCTACATCAATAAAAAATAAGTATTCTCCTAGCGATCGCTTCGTTGGACGAGATTCAATTCGACTAAGATTAATACCTAAGCGAGCAAAAATTTGTAGCGGTTTGACTAATGCTCCGGGTACGTTTGCTGGTACGCTGAAAGCGAGTGATGTGTGACTATTTCTTATGGAAGATGGTTGGTTGGTGATTGACACATTAGCCTGGCTTACTACCCAAAAGCGAGTACAGTTTTCAGGATAATCATTAGTGCCATCGACTAGTATTGGTAAATTATAGAGTTGTGCAGCCCTTCGGGATGAAATTACTGCTGCTGTTGTTTCTTGCTCTAGTTTTTGCAGTGGCTCAGTCGTGGAATTAGTAGGAATTAGCTGTACAGACGGGAG
Coding sequences within it:
- the tuf gene encoding elongation factor Tu, which gives rise to MARAKFERKKPHVNIGTIGHVDHGKTTLTAAITMTLAALGQAQARKYDEIDAAPEEKARGITINTAHVEYETEKRHYAHVDCPGHADYVKNMITGAAQMDGAILVVSAADGPMPQTREHILLARQVGVPSLVVFLNKEDMVDDEELLELVELEVRELLSSYDFPGDDIPITAGSALQALEKMTSNPKTQRGEDQWVDKIYALMDSVDSYIPTPERDVDKPFLMAVEDVFSITGRGTVATGRIERGKVKIGDNVELVGIKPTRSTTVTGIEMFKKSLDEGMAGDNAGILLRGIQKTDIERGMVLAKPGSITPHTQFEGEVYVLTEKEGGRKTPFFAGYRPQFYVRTTDVTGTIKTFTSDDGTEAEMVMPGDRIKVTVELINPIAIEQGMRFAIREGGRTIGAGVVSKIVK
- the rpsJ gene encoding 30S ribosomal protein S10, which gives rise to MATLQQQKIRIRLQAFDRRLLDTSCEKIVDTANRTNATAIGPIPLPTKRRIYCVLRSPHVDKDSREHFETRTHRRIIDIYQPSSKTIDALMKLDLPSGVDIEVKL
- a CDS encoding LON peptidase substrate-binding domain-containing protein; translation: MTSSSKIAVRELPLFPLSEVVLFPTRPLPLHIFEFRYRIMMNTILESDRRFGVLMVDPAKGTVANVGCCAEIIHYQRLPDDRMKMLTLGQQRFRVLEYVREKPYYVGLVEWIEDNPPAKDLRPLAAEVEQLLQDVVRLSAKLTEQNIELPEDLPDLPLELSYWVASNLYGVASEQQTLLEMQDTVARLEREAEILTSTRNHLAARTVLKDTFNQKL
- the pheA gene encoding prephenate dehydratase — translated: MTLLIAHLGPPGTYAEQATLLYVNWLEKIKGLKTILCPYSSIAQTLRAVAQGAVQLAVVPVENSIEGSVTMTIDTLWQLDTLQIQLALVMPIVHTLISCAQSLESIKTVYSHPQALAQCQGWLERFLPSVQLIPTNSTTEPLQKLEQETTAAVISSRRAAQLYNLPILVDGTNDYPENCTRFWVVSQANVSITNQPSSIRNSHTSLAFSVPANVPGALVKPLQIFARLGINLSRIESRPTKRSLGEYLFFIDVEADAREAQMQSALQQLTAYTEILKIFGSYNVLPISALGEEVNS